In Odocoileus virginianus isolate 20LAN1187 ecotype Illinois unplaced genomic scaffold, Ovbor_1.2 Unplaced_Contig_10, whole genome shotgun sequence, the following are encoded in one genomic region:
- the LOC139033934 gene encoding proline-rich protein 36-like, whose translation MWGVSSKSLQRLRAAAPAPHSHHATPAQPPLQRHQPPLHRCTAASAASPAASPPLHSRLGSVTSRLSTAAQPPLQRHQPPLHRCTAASAASPAASPPLHSRLGSVTSRLSTAAQPPLQRHRPPLHPCTAASAASPAASPPLHSRLCSVTSRLSTPAQPPRQRHQPPLHRCTAASAASPAASPPLHSRLCSVTSRPSTPAQPPLQRHQPPLHRCTAASAASPAAPPPLHSRLCSVTSRLSTPAQPPLQRHQPPLHPCTAASAASPAAPPPLHSRLCSVTSRPSTAAQPPLQRHQPPLHPCTAASAASPAASPPLHSRLCSVTSRLSTPAQPPLQRHQPPLHRCTAASAASPAASPPLHSRLGSVTSRLSTAAQPPRQRHQPPLHRCTAASAASPAASPPLHSRLGSVTSRRSTPAQPPLQHLPSCRGFSALGCGVSSQSLQHHAATTPSLQDI comes from the coding sequence atgtggggtgtctcctcaaagtcactccagCGCCTCAGAGCTGctgctccagcaccacacagCCACCACGCCACCCCTGCACAGCCGCCTCTGCAGCGTCACCAGCCGCCTCTCCACCGCTGCACAGCCGCCTCTGCAGCGTCACCAGCCGCCTCTCCACCGCTGCACAGCCGCCTCGGCAGCGTCACCAGCCGCCTCTCCACCGCTGCACAGCCGCCTCTGCAGCGTCACCAGCCGCCTCTCCACCGCTGCACAGCCGCCTCGGCAGCGTCACCGGCCGCCTCTCCACCGCTGCACAGCCGCCTCGGCAGCGTCACCAGCCGCCTCTCCACCGCTGCACAGCCGCCTCTGCAGCGTCACCGGCCGCCTCTCCACCCCTGCACAGCCGCCTCTGCAGCGTCACCAGCCGCCTCTCCACCCCTGCACAGCCGCCTCTGCAGCGTCACCAGCCGCCTCTCCACCCCTGCACAGCCGCCTCGGCAGCGTCACCAGCCGCCGCTCCACCGCTGCACAGCCGCCTCTGCAGCGTCACCAGCCGCCTCTCCACCCCTGCACAGCCGCCTCTGCAGCGTCACCAGCCGCCCCTCCACCCCTGCACAGCCGCCTCTGCAGCGTCACCAGCCGCCCCTCCACCGCTGCACAGCCGCCTCTGCAGCGTCACCAGCCGCCCCTCCACCGCTGCACAGCCGCCTCTGCAGCGTCACCAGCCGCCTCTCCACCCCTGCACAGCCGCCTCTGCAGCGTCACCAGCCGCCCCTCCACCCCTGCACAGCCGCCTCTGCAGCGTCACCAGCCGCCCCTCCACCGCTGCACAGCCGCCTCTGCAGCGTCACCAGCCGCCCCTCCACCGCTGCACAGCCGCCTCTGCAGCGTCACCAGCCGCCTCTCCACCCCTGCACAGCCGCCTCTGCAGCGTCACCAGCCGCCTCTCCACCGCTGCACAGCCGCCTCTGCAGCGTCACCAGCCGCCTCTCCACCCCTGCACAGCCGCCTCTGCAGCGTCACCAGCCGCCCCTCCACCGCTGCACAGCCGCCTCGGCAGCGTCACCAGCCGCCTCTCCACCGCTGCACAGCCGCCTCGGCAGCGTCACCAGCCGCCTCTCCACCGCTGCACAGCCGCCTCGGCAGCGTCACCAGCCGCCTCTCCACCGCTGCACAGCCGCCTCGGCAGCGTCACCAGCCGCCTCTCCACCGCTGCACAGCCGCCTCGGCAGCGTCACCAGCCGCCGCTCCACCCCTGCACAGCCGCCACTCCAGCATCTACCAtcttgcaggggcttctctgcccttggatgtggggtatcttctCAGTCACTCCAGCACCATGCAGCCACCACTCCATCACTGCAGGACATCTAA